The DNA segment ACAAtgttaagaaaacaacatttaaagcctttattttcgataaattattattttacacagtATTATTGAATTAAGTAAAACTGAACTCCTCGTTTTTCTCAATGATAGAGAGTTCAGTCAGTCTACATAAAAAACatctttttataaaaaactaaaaagtttcaaaggttttacataaaaaatacataaaaaatagatttttctttacatataaactatataatcactggtggtaggacctcttgggagtctgcacgggtaggtaccaccaccccgcctatttccgccgtgaagcagtaatgcgtttcggttcgaagggtggggtagccgttgtaactatactgagaccttagaacttgtatctcgaggtgggtggcgcatttacgttgtagatgtctatgggctccagtaaccacttaacaccaggtgggctgtgagctcgtccatccatctaagcaataaaaaaatatatatattttttttcgttattgctTAGCTtgcttataatatatatatatatataaaatacaacaCACAACTATATAATACATAGATAataccagatttaaaaatacTTGTGTAATAAATAGGTccttattttgttataataaggACTACAATTGTTTTGTACATGCAAATAAGGTACTGTACATAATCAACACCAGACAGTCGGCCTATCTCTTGATCGCATTCTAGCAAGGATGCACCTTATCAACTTGAAATACGCTGATGACACTACCTTGCTCGCATAGACTGACATGGAAATTTTACTAGTTCGTCTAGATACCAGTCTTAAACTCGGATTTGCTATGAGCCAGAACAAGTCAAAGCTGATGATAGTAAATCAAGCGGAACGAAATGGAACCAATGCACAAAATATAGCTGATTGCCAAGTTCTACAGAGATACATCTACCTCGGTCTACTATCTCAATAATTAAAGGATCTAGTGACGAGATTAAGCGACGGTGCGCCATCATCAAGTCGGCAGTCAAACAGCTGGGAAAGATACAGAAAGATAGGAGGATTACCAAGAAAGCTAAGGTCAGATTAATGAAATGTCTTAAGTTTGTAATATTTCTCTAATAGACTTCTATATCAACTAAACCAAAtacttttaagttttaaatattgattttctttcatagtttttatttactcatactggccgttttccaattacagcacaagagcgcattatgcggcataatgctcaactaagctctgtaattggaaaactaccattaagtaatggttaattacagagcataatgtgactcagtgacgcacaatgccgaattatgctgaagcttagttgagcattatgccgcataatgcgctcttgtgctgtaattggaaaacagcCACTTTACGCCTTAAGCTTAACAATCTTAACAAATAAATCTCATCTCTAGTCTCGAAaccttttctatttttttaagtgattttataacctggtaactaagacctttaggtcaaattttatttttattttaatgaaaactgcactacataatatatgaaaaatgataatacgaagtgaaatgaagttgattaatatgaaacatggcatgaaaagaaatgatattaaatgaaatgagatgcgaTGATATGggatataaatataatctcagtaaaatggtggttatttactgagactttttcggtggactttttggaggatcctgagaagttacgtccagtggctttgttttcttttcccatatttgtgcacttttacagatactaaacagttaataaacctcCGTTAttactaggagtgggtaatatcggttttgccgcgtatcgaatcgtatctatatatcgaggattaatatcggatattgaatctatatattttctgaatctatatattgatggatgctagtagattttctcgattcatgatatttgagatttgaaacgatacgctgatataatatcgtagtagatatagatttaagtcaacgttatacggttggttttctgatatcaatttataatatgattttaaagtaataaaaagaacatgaaaataaaaatatcaaaaaaactttccttcatgcttttatcaGGCTTAGCTactaggactggctacattattttcagtttttagtattttgtatcttaatttaaaattacaaaatataccaaaagagtgtagatttcaaaagtttaatacaaatacaagaaataaactaaattatttggattcaactaaaaatagaaaaatgtgtactttaaaaatcaaacacaaaaaacttttaagtatttataaacacttgtccaaaaattgtagttcaaggtcaaagcgcgtgaaattaaattcaacgatgcaaataggctatactgcattcaagttagggttgaaaattgaaacttctttcctaaattgtatcctgctgatacgctaagaataatctacagacatatggacttaaatataaggtttacaattgtatggataatgcctgtttctgtttcattcatcacatgatatccctatcgtgcgctcactcactctggccggttcgatacgaaccaaacgaatattgccgatattcacgaatcggtacgatatgccgatgcgcatcacatcgagtaatatcgtgtatcggctgatatcgttatatagatttcgattcacgaatcggtacgatatgccgatgcgcatcacatcgagcaatatcgtgtatcggccgatatcgatatatagatttcgtgcggggcgatatcggattcaacgatattgctgcgatatatagatattgaatctagatacgatttatatcgCCCACTCCTAGTTATTACCagtggtcggagtaggtagattgattttacTTACGTCAAGAGATACTTGCGTCAAGAGATTATAATATGGACATGCCATTTTATccataatgattatttttttaaattgaaaaaaaatatgtttttaatcctcatcggatacaatttctatatttaaaaatatagaatataTATGCTTTAAAAAGGCCTAAAACATACTTAcataagaaaattattaaagctTACCTGAACCAAAATAACATGAAGTAGAGATCCAATCTAAAAACAAATCGATGTCCATAGATACAAGCCAAATTCATCGTTTTAAGAAGGTACAAGAAATCAGTCAAGAAGCCAGGGTGAGATTATTATTTACCCAACACTGAAATTTCACAAATTAGAAGCGCACTACGAACCGAGGTAAGCGAGTGAGATGCCTGAAACACAGCGTGCGCGCATCGTTTTTTCTAACAAACACCCAATGAGTCACACAGGTTGTCTAAGTTTTGTCTCATACTAACAAGCgtcatttctaattcaacagaaagggacaaaatacggtgtaactattccaaggtgcttttgtataaaataaaatactgatattattaatacgtttttcacCTTAAACACAGATTCATGCTTCAAAATTCCGGAACAAATATCACAAAAATATGAAGTTCCGGTATTTTGGAGGCCTATCCATATTGTCCTCTACGTTTGACGTCAACAAccttaaatcaatctacctactccgacctctggttattacatatttaaacctgaagaaacactaaatagacaaaataaaactaatcacGCAACTTCACTCCCCGCGTTTCCGCCTAAAAGTCCAAACAGTTTTCTATGAGAAATGGAGTTCATTTTCCATAGGTTAGGAAGAGGTAGTATGTAACTACCTATGCATAAAATCGGACATAGTCTGTGTTTACGAAAAAAACTCACGCTACCTATCTAATAAATCATCGATAGAAgagaaaataatttgatttcattGTCCGTAAAGTTGCATAAATGTCTACAATCTTCTAAAAATGGATAAAATACCAAGAACTCATGAAGGTAAGGTTGTCTTCTAACATATTGATTTGCGTACAATAACagccattttattattattctaaatgTGCTTGCTTAAAAGTGTAGCTTGAAAGGTTTTTCTGTAATTTACTCAATGTTATAGCCATCAGATATCAAATAACATATGATTTCACGCTTAAGTCCCCTTAAGCTTGCTTGAAATCCTTTTACCATAAAACTTCTAGTTTTTGGGTCACTTCTGTAATATTTATCTTTTCTAAATTTGAAAAGTTTTGTTTGATCTATCAGTGGCTTTAAGTTAAGGCAATAACAAAATTAGACgctaaacaatttatttatttaatattttataactatCGATTCAATTTGTGAAGGAATGATCACACTTAGGAATTTTCGATTTGTCCTGACTAGTTCATTTACATTGGCTGACCTATGAACTCTCATTAATGTTAAatgcttaaataatatttaaattgcatTGATAATTTTAGCCATTGaagcacaaataaaagaaatacaatCAAAAAAAACTGAAGCACCAGAAAATGGTTCCAACAAAGGCGTGTCTCTCGGCGAGACTTACTATGACAGCGATATATATGATAGCACAGGCCAAGGAGGCAAGTCCAGATATGACGGATATGTGACATCAATTGCTGCTAATGACGAAGTAGAAGATGATGACCTCGAAAATGTTCCTATAACTCAGAAAAGGCCAGGATATACAGCACCTGCTTCACTGTTGAATGACATTGCACAAGTATGTTGAAATGAATTGTTAACTGCTATacataaatttttgttaaaaatgtcatctaaaaatattgttttagagTGATAAAGAATTCGATCCTTTTGCTGACAAACGAAGACCAACTATCGCTGATAGAGAGGATGAATATCGACAAAAGAGGCGCAGGATGATTATATCACCTGAAAGAAATGATCCTTTTGCAGAAGGTtggctaattttaatttttttcattaatcttCAACAATTGTACACACGCTCACAGATACACACCACACACAATACTATAATACAATTTATCAAAACTACTATTCTGATTTCCAATCTTACACTTCTTTCTCATGTAAGGTTGACATTAGGTAAATACTTAGGCAGATTAAATCAGGTTAAAATATGCAGTGCCTATTCTAACTAGTGGCAAAATATATAGACGTGAGAAAGCAGAAATGTTGTAACTTGCACTTTGCACTAAATCACTTTGTAccatatctaatatataaaattctcgtgtcacaatgttcgttcccatactcctccgaaaccgcttgaccgattctcatgaatttttttatgcatatttagTAAGCTttagaatcggctactatctatttttcatacccctaagtgattagggttgtccacccctaacatattttttttattttgactttttttttgttataatgaggtattatgtggttaaatgaggttttgttatttttattatatattccctcatcattcacagcactacatacctctttcactcatttaccacatccttacacacttacaataagttagtttttttttctacactagaaattctctagaaatgttatatatggcaaaacaatgtttgccgggtcagctagttgtattATATATGTAAGACTCTGATATAAAGTTGGGTTTTTCAAGTTATGACAATTCCACTTTCTTCAGTCTATATCTTTAAGTaaaactttacaataaaatatattggtaTCTTACACACATATCTATAAGCACTAGTAATCACTAACCATTAGGCAAGCACCATTCTGGGTCTGCTATTGTAATGTTAGAATTTTTTAGATAGGAACCGTTTCACTCCTATGggtaacataatatgtatagtcttatattatacatacataaatgttCTTTCTATTCATAGTACCTTTTGGCCATTGGTGCAAATAATTTGAtgcaaacaataaaaattaattaattacttatattTGGCATTTTTAATCCTTCCTTAAAATTTAGAGATGAAGAGAGTTAATATTGTTTCATTTACACTCATTCAATTACATTAATTTTCACAGTCAACATTTTTAAACACTACATGTGCCTTTTAAGCATCAGGGGAAGGtaattttttaagtattataatttgaaaaatggTTAGCTTCACTTGTCATATCCAGTAtagatacacacacacacaacatgTCTACTAATCTTAACATTTACTTCAGGTGGGAAAACTCCTGATGTCGGATCGAGGACATACACTGATATAATGAAAGAGCAGTATCTTCTTGCTGAAGAAACAGAAGTGAGTTCAATTTGTTTCCAgagtttaagtattttatagaAACAACTATACATCTTGCTTTTGCAGTAACCCTTAGCATCATATGggtaattttgaaagtaaattaTGAATGGAATTGATAATTCTAGGAATGGAAATGTTAATACTAATAGTAATACTAGGAACTCTAAATTGCCTAATAtcaatcataattattattactaattaaaacgAATTTCTTTACAGCTCAGAAAGAAACTGTTAGAGAAAGCTAGGGAAGGAACTCTCAAACCAGTACCACAATCTAATGGAGAATCCATAAAACCAGCAGCAAAACGCAAAGGTAGATGGGATCAAAGTTCTGAAGAAACACCAGTTGTTAAGAAAACAGTATCAACTACACCAAGCTCACAGACAACTCCGTCTTGGGATGCTGAGGTATTTAATAGATAATTTaggttttaaaaatatgattttagatTGATTGAACCAATCAATCGAGTAGTATTTAAAAAACTTGATGACATATATTATTCTATTGGTAGAGAGGCACATGGGAAGAAACTCCGGGAGCAGGTCGGGGCGGCGAGACGCCCGGTGCCACGCCATCGGCACGTGTTTGGGATGCCACACCAGGACATATCACTCCTGGACACGCCACTCCGGGGCGCGAAACTCCGGCTCATCACGCTTCTCGCAGAAATCGCTGGGATGAAACACCAAAAACAGATAGAggttctaaatattttattagaaaatgctCGTCTTATTATCTCGTAAGAATAGATATCATCACCCTGCTTAtctctgccgcgaagtagtaatgcgttccggtttcatGGGGGGCTAGAGCAGCCATTTTGCTATAGAATTGAGattaagaactcatgtctcaaggtgggccaCCATCCACGGCATATACGTCGTTCATATAGGTAGGCCGTGAGATCCTCAATATGTCCAAgtaacaaaatttataattacactaatatattaaaacacTTTTTGGAAAACTACCTTATGATACCCCATTTTGATGTTGCTCATTTCAAATGCAGTCCAATAAACGTAAATTCATAATGTActgaaacaaaataattcaataccacTTCGTAAAGACTATCACTGTTAAGttaaaaatcttaatattaattaacCCAATAAAACCGTTCATATACTACCCATACGACATTTATAGGCCTCATATATGGAATAAAATCTGGATTGGAAATTGCAGAAGTAGATTTCACAGACCTATATTTGCTTATTAGCGACTAATGAAACACGGAATGGCTCCGTCCTGGCTGTCGCTAAATCTATTAGAAGTACCCTATGTGAAATTACTCGCGCGCCACACGATGTTTGTTTCTCACACTACGACAAACAGTACAACTACAAATCCAGATAAAACATACGCGAATTTATAACTTCACAATCACTTACGTATTAGatttttacaatgttttttttttatattttgcatTAGGTAACCCTTTGCGAGACTAATCTAATGTATGAGTATATGTCCAATACGTGTGGAAACCGGACCTCAAAgggttaaatatattttcaagtcacatattggaacgaagttccttacggcaggcttggaggagatagggattttgctgcgcgaccaaactgaaaaaaatgtgatagtaaaaccgtaagaaaaagtccgtggaataaaaccattaaatgaaacgtgcgcaggcgcgacagtcgtatacacaagcgagtagtgtataatacctttctctttttgcttctttcttttcgttctctcatcccttctctctctactttgtatttatttctatttctatgtaattttatgttgtcaaacaaaaataaagagacatattttgttattttaattgataatttgaattacgattttttttgcaaattgtgtcgattctgcattagccgaaggaacttcgttcctacctcgTGTCCCACGAcatctttttattttcaaattaagatGGACCAAAtgaaattatattcaaaataaatatatggtGACTTCAGAAACACCAGGACACAACAGCGGTTGGGCTGAGACACCACGAACAGATCGCGGGTCAGGCGTGGATACAATACAGGAGACCCCCACCCCTGGCACAAAGCGGCGCTCGCGTTGGGACGAAACCCCCGGTGCCACGCCCGCACCCGCCACCCCCACGCCTTCTCACGCCACGCCTTCCCATGCCACACCCTCGCACGCCACGCCATCGCTCTCTACACCGACGCCGCACACGCCTGTCTTCACGCCAGGAGGGGTAAGTGTCTTCGAATGTCTTTCGATTAATTTTACCTGAAAAGTGGTACCTATGAATGAACAGTACAATTACAATTGCaataatattatcatatttttatcCAGTCTACACCTGTGGGAGTGAAAGCCATGGCACTGGCTACACCAACACCTGGTCATGTTGCAGCCATGACTCCAGAACAGTTACAAGCTTATCGTTGGGAGAAAGAAATAGACGAGCGTAATAGACCTTACACTGATGAAGAACTGGATGCCATGTTCCCTCCTGGGTACAAGGTTTTACCACCGCCTGCCGGTATGTACTTTCTAAATGAGTTCACTCAGAAactttatttcttattttttcttatCATTACGGAAAATCAGACATTAATCAAAATTTCATTTCAGGACACATGTTAATTACTTGAAACCTGCTGATGGGACGTACGTTTGTGAAAGTTAGAATAACGTGTGTTAAAGAGTACTAttttaatataacttttttctttcAGATGATCACACATTTTGTACATTGTCGTGCCTgtggatttataaaaaaaatatcttttatttaCACTGCTGATTTTATCTGGAGACAATATTCTGtatatatttgatttttacAGCTGCGCTACCTTTGGCTGTATACTTTCAtagcaaaaatatataatgaatttcaaatacaaatacgtatttgaaatttaataaattaattaacaattgGACTATACCATGCCGGAcagaaaactaaattaattgaaaaaatattaaccagTCCAGCAATCACAACATCCCATTAGCTAagcaaatcaataaaaaaaaagtatataaatagGGTGTAACAGTTGCAAAAAGAAAATTGAAGTTGATGTACAATGCCTATATTGAAATATAGAGTGTTGATTATAAACACGACGGTGGAGTCCAACACAAAACTAGGGGATCTTACATGctcatattatacatatttagttaTGAAATCTCAAGTTTAGCGACATGGTGAACTGAGATGAAACACACCAACTACGACTTACTACTAATATTCTTCGAGAATTTGTCCATACCTGTAGTGACAACATCGTCTTCTTTTCGTTTTTAACCCCCCAATTGTTGTCTTATGTGCTGGGGGAGTTCCAAGCAGCAGCGTATTCTGGCATAAAGAAGTGTGTTAGCGATTGTCGGGTAGAATAATCACAATTCAACTAACTCAACTGTGATATCGAtcacatgtctcaagatgggcggcggcattcACACTGTGGTGCATATAAGCTCCGGTCACCGCTTAACATTAGCTGGGCCctgagctcgtctgcctatctacgattgtaaatttaaaataaaacctaatagCAAGTATTGTTGCCCAGGGTACGTCCCGATTCGGACGCCGGCCCGCAAGCTGACGGCGACGCCCACGCCGTTGGGTGGTACTCCAATCGGGTTTTTCATGCAGACGGAGGAGCCGGGCGGCTCGGCCGCGGCGGCCGCGCGTCTTCTCGACCCTCAGCCCAAGGGTAACCAGCAGCTGCCCTTTATGAAGCCCGAGGACGCCCAGTACTTCGACAAACTTCTCATCGACGTCGACGAGGATACACTCTCTCCCGACGAACTTAAGGAACGGAAAATAATGAAGCTTCTTTTGAAAATAAAGGTTCGATGATTTTTACCGTAAACGTTAAATAATCATTTTGATTTTGATGTAAACATATTgagtgaaaaattaaaaaacaaaatgctaTTATCATGTTGCAGAACGGTACGCCACCCATGTGCAAAGCTGCCTTACGACAAATAACAGATAAAGCTCGCGAATTCGGTGCTGGACCACTTTTCAATCAAATTCTGCCATTACTGATGAGTCCTACGCTGGAAGATCAAGAGAGACATCTACTGGTCAAAGTCATAGACAGGATTTTGTATAAATTAGACGACTTGGTTCGACCCTACGTACATAaggtaaatattataataaaaaaaagaaaacatcaaaatattaattgtaattaaggACATTAGAACAAACCTATTTTTCTTTATCctaaattatttgaattttgtcAGATTCTTGTCGTCATTGAACCTCTGCTTATTGATGAAGATTATTATGCGCGTGTCGAAGGTCGCGAGATCATTTCAAATTTAGCTAAAGCAGCCGGCTTGGCTACTATGATTTCTACAATGAGGCCTGATATAGACAACATAGATGAGTATGTACGAAACACAACCGCTCGAGCGTTTGCGGTAGTGGCATCGGCCTTGGGTAAGTTTTGtcatatgaatatttaattattttttaaagggCATATTTACTGTCGTCTTCTTGTCCCTCGCCTCGTCTTATGCCTCTATGGTGTTTcctctaaaaacaaaaaaatactgacAGGGTCCGTACTAACACATGTAATTTAATCTGTTTTATAGTTTGCTGTCAATCTTTTTGACAGTCTTATGAACATGATGATTTGAGTTAGTGGTATGGTTAAGTCTATggggaaattataataatttgttcaAGTTTGCATACTTGCTATTCCCTATTATTATATTCCTATCCTAAGAATAAGCTATTTTTAACATAGGCTGTTGTTAACATAACACATCTTCAACACCATAaaagaaatctttttttttccaggTATTCCATCTTTATTGCCATTTTTAAAAGCTGTGTGCAGATCTAAGAAATCCTGGCAAGCACGTCACACAGGAATAAAGATTGTGCAACAAATTGCTATTCTGATGGGCTGTGCTATTCTGCCACATTTGAAATCTCTTGTTgaaattattgaacatggtaagattaatattttaattatattttaaggaTTTACTGAAACTTTCGGAATGCCACAACACCTAGTGGTTCCTGgtgatagaacctcttgtgagtccggacgggtaggtaccaccaccctgcctatttctgccgtgaaccagtaatgcgtttcggtttgaaaggcggggcagctgttgtaactatactaaaaaaaaaacaccaatctTTTCCGTAAACCATAGAATATAATCTAATCAGTGTATTCTTAATATGCCTCTATTAGTTTAACCCGTATTTTTACCTGTGTAATCctataaagtaatttttaataactaaGAAACatctgattaatttgaaactttaCACATTATTAAAGACCAATCAATTAACATAATTGGATATCACTTTGCATTAATGACTTGACGACGATCATTAgtataaacatatatttttgtatttgtacatttactgtaataatgtaataagg comes from the Bombyx mori chromosome 10, ASM3026992v2 genome and includes:
- the LOC101738436 gene encoding splicing factor 3B subunit 1, with protein sequence MDKIPRTHEAIEAQIKEIQSKKTEAPENGSNKGVSLGETYYDSDIYDSTGQGGKSRYDGYVTSIAANDEVEDDDLENVPITQKRPGYTAPASLLNDIAQSDKEFDPFADKRRPTIADREDEYRQKRRRMIISPERNDPFAEGGKTPDVGSRTYTDIMKEQYLLAEETELRKKLLEKAREGTLKPVPQSNGESIKPAAKRKGRWDQSSEETPVVKKTVSTTPSSQTTPSWDAERGTWEETPGAGRGGETPGATPSARVWDATPGHITPGHATPGRETPAHHASRRNRWDETPKTDRETPGHNSGWAETPRTDRGSGVDTIQETPTPGTKRRSRWDETPGATPAPATPTPSHATPSHATPSHATPSLSTPTPHTPVFTPGGSTPVGVKAMALATPTPGHVAAMTPEQLQAYRWEKEIDERNRPYTDEELDAMFPPGYKVLPPPAGYVPIRTPARKLTATPTPLGGTPIGFFMQTEEPGGSAAAAARLLDPQPKGNQQLPFMKPEDAQYFDKLLIDVDEDTLSPDELKERKIMKLLLKIKNGTPPMCKAALRQITDKAREFGAGPLFNQILPLLMSPTLEDQERHLLVKVIDRILYKLDDLVRPYVHKILVVIEPLLIDEDYYARVEGREIISNLAKAAGLATMISTMRPDIDNIDEYVRNTTARAFAVVASALGIPSLLPFLKAVCRSKKSWQARHTGIKIVQQIAILMGCAILPHLKSLVEIIEHGLVDEQQKVRTITALASAALAEAATPYGIESFDSVLKPLWKGIRTHRGKGLAAFLKAIGYLIPLMDAEYANYYTREVMLILIREFQSPDEEMKKIVLKVVKQCCGTDGVEPQYIMDEILPHFFKHFWNHRMALDRRNYRQLVDTTVEIANKVGASEIINRIVDDLKDDNEQYRKMVMESIEKILANLGAADIDSKLEEALIDGILYAFQEQTTEDVVMLNGFGTIVNQLGKRVKPYLPQICGIILWRMNNKSAKVRQQAADLISRIAVVMKTCQEEKLMGHLGVVLYEYLGEEYPEVLGSILGALKAIVNVIGMTKMTPPIKDLLPRLTPILKNRHEKVQENCIDLVGRIADRGPEFVSAREWMRICFELLELLKAHKKAIRRATVNTFGYIAKAIGPHDVLATLLNNLKVQERQNRVCTTVAIAIVAETCSPFTVLPALMNEYRVPELNVQNGVLKSLSFLFEYIGEMGKDYIYAVCPLLEDALMDRDLVHRQTACAAIKHMSLGVYGFGCEDALVHLLNHVWPNIFETSPHLVQAFMDAVEGMRVALGPIKILQYALQGLFHPARKVRDVYWKIYNTLYIGGQDALVAGYPRIQNDPNNHFIRYELDYLL